One genomic region from Motacilla alba alba isolate MOTALB_02 chromosome 5, Motacilla_alba_V1.0_pri, whole genome shotgun sequence encodes:
- the TMEM251 gene encoding transmembrane protein 251 encodes MMNFRQRMGWIGVGLYLLASAAAFYYVFEINETYNKLALEHIQQHPKEPQEGTTWTHSLKVRLLSLPFWLWTIIFLIPYLQMFLFLYSCTRADPKTVGYCIIPICLAVICNRHQTFVKASNQISRLQLIDT; translated from the coding sequence ATGATGAACTTCCGCCAGAGGATGGGCTGGATTGGTGTGGGGCTGTACTTGCTAGCAAGTGCTGCGGCTTTTTATTACGTCTTTGAAATCAATGAGACTTACAACAAACTAGCACTGGAGCACATTCAGCAACACCCCAAGGAACCACAGGAAGGAACCACATGGACACACTCCTTGAAAGTACGACTGCTGTCCCTGCCGTTTTGGCTGTGGAcgataatatttttaataccatACTTACAGATGTTCTTGTTCCTCTATTCCTGTACAAGAGCTGACCCCAAAACTGTTGGGTATTGCATCATTCCTATCTGCTTGGCTGTTATTTGCAATCGTCACCAAACATTTGTGAAGGCCTCTAATCAGATCAGTAGATTACAACTAATTGACACTTAG